A region from the Peromyscus maniculatus bairdii isolate BWxNUB_F1_BW_parent chromosome 5, HU_Pman_BW_mat_3.1, whole genome shotgun sequence genome encodes:
- the Hsbp1 gene encoding heat shock factor-binding protein 1 has product MAETDPKTMQDITLVVETLLQQMQDKFQIMSDQIIGRIDDMSSRIDDLEKNIADLMTQAGVEELDGENKIATAQKS; this is encoded by the exons ATGGCCGAGACGGACCCCAAGACCATGCAGGACATCACCTTGGTG GTGGAGACGCTCTTGCAGCAGATGCAAGACAAGTTTCAGATCATGTCCGACCAGATCATTGGAAGGA TTGATGACATGAGCAGTCGAATTGATGATCTGGAGAAGAACATCGCCGACCTCATGACCCAGGCTGGAGTGGAGGAACTGGATGGTGAGAACAAGATCGCTACTGCGCAGAAGAGCTGA